From Patescibacteria group bacterium:
TGCGGCATCGCAGTATTCTTCGGTAGGCAGAATTAAGGAACTTAAAAATAAAATTGAAGAATTACTGGAAAAGCTACCTGAATTTAAAAATATCAACAGTGGCATAAAAGGCAGTCTAAGAGCAATTCAGGATCAGCTTTTTAGACACAGGGAGTCGTGTTCGTTTGTTCCAGATTGGTTTTATAAAATTTTTAGAGACAGACAGGAGGAGGAGATGAATTATTGTGCGAAACATTATGTTGATAAATTCCTAAGTAAAGTGTAGCAGGTAATGAGTTGTGCTATGTTTTGATATTTTTGTCAAATGGTGCATAAAAGCAATCCCTTTTTATAGTGTCCCATTTGTCCCATTTTGTTTTTAGACCCTTGACCCAAGTGCCTCATTTTTGCCCCTGGACGATGTCGCATAAAACCCTTATGATGATTGTATAACTGGGGTACTTAACCCAAGTGTCCCGCTAACTAAAATAACCTGACCTGCGTCAGGTTATTTTAGTTAGAATGGAAAAGGATAGGATTCGAAAGGCGGAGCGATGTTGGCCGAGCTTTTTGGCGAGGCCAACCGCGAGCCGGGGTCGCGACCGAACGAGCGGAAGCGAGTGAGAGTTGTGACCGAATCCCATCCTCTCCGCTCAAATATAAAATCACGGCTCGTCGCCGTGATTTTATATTTGAGAAGAAAGGGAAGGGGATTCGAACTGGTTGCGAGCGAGCTATGAGTCGCGAGGGAACGAGCGACGAATAAGCGAGCGACGCCAGACGCGACCCGCGGGAGCGTTTGGCGGCAACCCTGGACAAGAGAGCGAGCCGCTTTCCGGCGGCGAGCGAACGCGTTTCTTTCTGACCTGCGTCAGGTTATTTTAGTTAGAATGGAAAAGGATAGGATTCGAAAGGCGGAGCGATGTTGGCCGAGCTTTTTGGCGAGGCCAACCGCGAGCCGGGGTCGCGACCGAACGAGCGGAAGCGAGTGAGAGTTGTGACCGAATCCCATCCTCTCCGTTCAAAATATTCAGATTTCCAAAAGTTATTTTTGGTATTTGACGCTTACCGATATTCATGCTATATTTCGGATAAGAAAATTACATCGTTATTTATCAATAAATCTTTACCAAAGGAGGAAGTTGTGAACAGAATCGTGAGAAGCGCGGCCGGAAGCGTTTTTTTGGCGCCGAGGGGCCTTGTCGCGCCCGTGAAGTCCAAGATGATTTCGAAGAGAAGGATTCGGAAAGATTGGCGGCTGGATTTGAAAACTCTGGTGTGGATGCTGGCGATTACCATTTCTGGCGGATACGTGATTGCCAATTGGGATGAGCTCGCGGCAAAATTCAGCTCACCAATTTCGTATCAGTATGACAAATTCACGTCGCTTATCGAGCGCGGAGTTGTCGCGCTGGAGCGTGATGCCAACAACGGTACGCCCCGGCGTCCGTAAAGATCAATCAAGCCGAAAAGAAAAAGGCGGTGGGAGTCAGAACTCGACCGCTTTTATTTTATCTAAAAATTTTTTTGATTGAAATAAAATAGCCAGGAAAACTGATTCCTGGCTATGCGCTATTTTTTTTGAGATCCTTTTTATGCCCGTCCGATGGCTTTGAAGCCGATGTCAGTGCGGTAACGCGCATTTTCCCACCTGATCAGCTTTACTGCCTGGTAGGCCCGAGTTTGAGCGTCGAATAACTTGTCTCCCTTTGCCGATACATCGATAACTCGCCCTCCTGCCGTCAAATACACGCCGGATCGGGGGTCGAGTCCGGTGGCCGCGTGTAATATTTGCACATCGGCCAGGCAGGCGGCTTCTTCCAGTCCGGAAATCGGAAGTCCGGTTTTGGGTTTTTCCGGATATTCGCCCGACACCATTACCACGCAAAGAGCCGGCCGCGGATCCCACTGAATCGTCATGCCGGCTAAACTTCCTTTGGCCGTTGCCAAAAGGAAGGGCAGGATATCAGACTTCATCCGCAGGAGGATCGGCTGGATTTCCGGGTCGCCGAAACGGATGTTGAATTCCAGCACCCGCACGTCTTCGCCGTCGATCATCAGTCCGGCGTAAAGGAGGCCGCGGAAAGGCATGCCTTCGTTCTTCATCGCTTCAACCGTCGGCTTCATGATCGTCTCCATGATTTTTTCACTTAAAGCGGGGGTAACGACTGGCGCCGGAGAATAGGCTCCCATGCCGCCGGTATTGGGGCCTTGGTCGTTGTCGCGGGCTCGCTTATGGTCTTGGGCGGTGGCTAAAGGTAAAACGCGCTTGCCGTCCACGAAGGCCATAAAGGAGGCTTCTTCGCCCGAAAGGAAATCTTCGATGACGATCTGATTGCCGGCATCGCCGAATTTCTTGTCCACCATCATGGCGCGGATCGTATTTTCAGCCTCGGCAAGCGTTGGGCAATCAATCGCCCCTTTGCCTGAAGCCAGGCCCGAGGTTTTGATGAACACGTGCGGGTCTGTTTTGCGACGCATATATTCCAGCGCGGAATCGGGATTGGAAAAGGTATCGAAGGCCGCCGTAGGAATTTCGTATCTTCTCAGCAGCTGCTTCATGGCCGCCTTGGAGCCTTCCAAAATCGATGCTTTTTTGGACGGACCGAAAACCGGGATGCCCGCTCTCCGCAAACGGTCAGACAAACCGGCCACCAGGGGCGCTTCCGGCCCGATCACCGCCAAGCCGATCTTCTTGACTTTGGCAAATGACACTATGGATGACGGATACTTAGCATCAATAGGTACGCACTGGGCTGTCCGGCTGATTCCGCCGTTGCCCGGCAGGCAGTAAATTTTTCCTGCCAGCGGGGATTGGCTGATTTTTTCCACGAGCGCGGCTTCACGGCCGCCGCTGCCGATCACCATGACATTGAGTTTAGCTTTTTTGGCCATCGACTCCTCCTTGATTGTTGAGTGATTGGGGATTAGAAAATATCGACTTATTATGTGGAATAATTCAAAGGGCTATCAAAAAGATTTGTCGGAACGCTTTTTGTTTTTTTTTCAGAAACAAATCATCCAGAATCAATAAATTTTATTCCTATATTTTTTATCTGTCAATGTCAATGCCGATCAAGACAGGAGACTTTTTTATAAAACTTTGCCGACTGCAGAAAATAAGATATAATATATTCGGTGATTATAAATCAAATCGTTAATTTAAAAATGAGAACATGAATATTTTATTTTCTATCATCTTGGCTTGTTTCGCGATCAGCTTATGCGTCTGGGTGGCGGTTTTGTTTTTATTTTTCAAGAGAGAAACGCTGAGCAAGATAACGATATTCTTGGTGTCGCTTTCCGCCGGAGCTTTGATCGGCGGCGCTTTTTTGCATCTTTTGCCCGAGGCGGCGGAGAAAATGGATTCGACCATGCTTTATTTCATAGTTTTGTCCGCTTTCATTTTTTTCTTTTTCATGGAAAAATTATTATTTTGGCGCCACTGCCACGAGGAGAATTGTTCGGTCCACTCTTTCGGTTATATGAATTTGGTCGGGGATTCGGTGCATAATTTTATCGACGGGTTGGTGATCGCCAGCACATTTTTAATCGATATCAAATTGGGAATAATCACGACGCTGGTTATCGCCTTGCACGAAATCCCGCAAGAGATCGGCGATTTCGGCGTGCTGATCCATGCCGGATTTGAAAAAAAGAAAGCCCTGATAGTGAACTATATCGTTGCCTTAACCGTTGTTTTGGGCGGAGTCGTCGGATATTTTATCTCCTTCGCCCTTAATAATATTATTCCCTTTCTTTTGCCTTTCGCGGCGGGCGGATTTATTTATATCGCCGCTTCCGATCTGATGCCGGAAATAAGAAAAGAAACCAATTTAAAGAAAGCCGTCAGCTCTTTTGTGATTTTTATCCTGGGCATTGTTTTGATGTTCGTGCTAAAATAAATCGGTGGTTAAGAAAAAATTACGGCCCACTTGTTTTTTTATTAATTTTTTGATAAATTTAAAATATGATGAAGAAAATCAGTTATTGCGCATTGGGCGCTTTTGTTTTTTTGGTGATCGTTATATCGCCTTGTTTGGCGCTGACTGCGAGTTCGGCTAATTTGACAGTGCCCTATATCAGGGAAGTTCCGGCCGGCACCTCGGGCGGCCCATGGAAAAATGCCTGCGAAGAGGCATGTTTTGCGATGCTGGAAAAATATTATACTGGCAAAAAAGTGATGAATCTGGCCGAAGGCAAAGCATTCATGATTATGCTTTTTAACAAGCAGAATGTCCTTTATGGTTCAAATGTCAATTCTGATATGGCGCAAAGCAAATATCTGATCAATACTTATACGGTTTATAATGCCAAGATCGTGGAAAATCCCACCATTGCTCAAATTAAAAGCGAGATCGACGCCGGCCGCCCGGTAATTACGCCGCATTACGGTTTTGCTTTGCATAACCCGAACATTCCTTTTTTGCGCACCGGCACTTCTTATCATATGACGGTCATTACCGGTTATGACGATGCCAAACAGCAATTCATCACTAATGATCCGGGAGATACGGTCGACGGCCAGAGCTATCGTTACGGTTACGATCTGTTTATGGGGACGATCCACGATTACAGCTATAAGACAAAAAAGGCCAACGGTCCGGCGCGGGCGATCTTCACTTATCCGAAATTGGTTAAAGTCGCGGGCAGTTCGAGGATTTATTATCTCCATGATAATATCTGGCAATACGTGACCGATCCGGCGGCTTTTAAAAACCATGGTTGGAAATGGGAAGCGGTAAATGTCGTGGACAGAAAATGGCTGGCCACTTTCAAAATGGGCGAGAATATTAATAAATGATGGTTGACAAGTCTTTTGTGTTATTATCGAACAATTGCTCATTGATTATAATCATTTAACGATAGCAAGAAGGGAATAATGCCTATGCCTCATGTTTCTCAGGGAAAATTCGGCACTGTCATCAATTGCATGGACGGCCGCACCCAGCAAGTTGCGGCTGATTTTTTGCGATCGCGCTACGGTTTGGATTGGGTTGATACGATCACCGAACCCGGACCGGACAAAATTTTAGCCGATGGCTTGGAATTTAGCATCATCGAGAATATCAAGCATCGCTTGGGAATTTCCATCAACAAACATGAATCAAGCCTGATCGCTGTCGTGGCGCATGAAGAATGCGCGGGCAATCCGGTGGAAAAGGAGGAGCATTTTAAGCATCTGCGCCAGGCGCGGACCAAAATTGAACAATTCGGTTTTGCCGCCGAAATAATTCTGCTTTGGGTGCCGGCCGGCTGGGATAAAGTTGAAGTTATTGAATAATAATTTAACCGGAAAGATAAATTGCGGTAGCCAAAAGCTGCCGTGTTTTTTATTTGACGATTAGCACTAAAATAAGGTATTTTACCAAGTAGAGTAATACTGGAGGTGTGCTAGAGTGGTCGAATAGGACAGTCTTGTCAGCCAGAGGCTGATCCGCCTTTGGCGGAAAAACTGTTTGCCTGTTAGGGTAAAGATGATATTTTTAAAAAAGAATAAATTCGGAGGTGTGCTAGAGTGGTCGAATAGGACAGTCTTGAAAACTGTTAGGCCAGCAATGGCCTCAGAGGTTCGAATCCTCTCGCCTCCGCATAAAATTCAAAATGACCTTTTGTCTTTTAAATTTTATATGAAACAAGAGAGATTCGAGCGGGGAAGGTTTGGAAACCGGGAGGTTTCCACTGTTTCCGGGGGATGGTATTGGAAGGGGTGGAAACCCCTTCCAAAAGCGAGTCGCCCCGGGCGGCGAGCGCGTTCGAATAGCGAAGCGCCTCTCGCCTCCGCATCAGTTCGCCCGGGTATTTACCCGGGCGCCCCGTCGGATGACGGGGCGAATCTCGCCCTCTCCGCATTAAATAAATAACAAATAACAATTATGAAAAAGAAATTTTTCATCGCGGTAATTCTGTTTCTGGTGGTGATTATTATCGTGGGAGTGGTAAGTTATTTTGTTTACCTCAAACGTCAGACGCAGCCGCCAAATCCGCCCAACGTCATTACTTCGATCGTGATTGACTGCGGCGATAGTTATGATTGCCTGGGCCAGCAAGTTTCTCAAGGCAAGGCTGCCAAAGTCGTGATCGATGAAAAAATTACTTCTTTAAATTTGGAAGAAAAAAGCGAGGTGAAGATTGAGCCGGCGAACGGTCAATTCCGGGTGACGATGACCGAATTGGAATTGAAAAAAATTGTCAGTCCGCCGCAGCCGACCAAGTCGATCGTCGGTTCGATTGTTTCAGGTGGAACGGGTGGAGCTGCTTGCCCAAAAATACTTGATAATCTTTTATCCCTTGAATCAACTACTGCCACGTGTTTGACTGATACGGCCGATGAAGCGTGGACTCTGGCTAAAGATGGATTGTCAGATTCGGCGATCAAGAAGTATTCCTGCCAGGGCAGCTTGATCGATGAAATAAAAAGAATTTGCACCAGCCCGGATTATCCCAATTTTCCTCCCTATGTTAAAAAACCCGCTGTTTATCTTTATCCCGAGCAGCCGACCAAAGTTAGCGTGGCGGTTGATTTGAAGGGAATCATCACCAAGAGCGACCCGGAGTATTATCAGGGTTGGGAAGTAACTGCCGAACCCGGCGGGCTGATCAACGGCCAATATGATTATTTATTTTACGAGGCGCAATTGGACCAGCTCCAGCTGCCCCGCGAAGGCTGGGTTGTTGCCGGTGAAAAATTAGAAAATTGGTTTGATTCGAATTTGCCAAAACTCGGTTTGAATGGCCATGAAAAATCGCAATTCAAGGAATATTGGTTAGCCGAGCTGCCGCCGGCGGAATATTATGAGATCAAA
This genomic window contains:
- the purD gene encoding phosphoribosylamine--glycine ligase, coding for MAKKAKLNVMVIGSGGREAALVEKISQSPLAGKIYCLPGNGGISRTAQCVPIDAKYPSSIVSFAKVKKIGLAVIGPEAPLVAGLSDRLRRAGIPVFGPSKKASILEGSKAAMKQLLRRYEIPTAAFDTFSNPDSALEYMRRKTDPHVFIKTSGLASGKGAIDCPTLAEAENTIRAMMVDKKFGDAGNQIVIEDFLSGEEASFMAFVDGKRVLPLATAQDHKRARDNDQGPNTGGMGAYSPAPVVTPALSEKIMETIMKPTVEAMKNEGMPFRGLLYAGLMIDGEDVRVLEFNIRFGDPEIQPILLRMKSDILPFLLATAKGSLAGMTIQWDPRPALCVVMVSGEYPEKPKTGLPISGLEEAACLADVQILHAATGLDPRSGVYLTAGGRVIDVSAKGDKLFDAQTRAYQAVKLIRWENARYRTDIGFKAIGRA
- a CDS encoding ZIP family metal transporter, whose protein sequence is MNILFSIILACFAISLCVWVAVLFLFFKRETLSKITIFLVSLSAGALIGGAFLHLLPEAAEKMDSTMLYFIVLSAFIFFFFMEKLLFWRHCHEENCSVHSFGYMNLVGDSVHNFIDGLVIASTFLIDIKLGIITTLVIALHEIPQEIGDFGVLIHAGFEKKKALIVNYIVALTVVLGGVVGYFISFALNNIIPFLLPFAAGGFIYIAASDLMPEIRKETNLKKAVSSFVIFILGIVLMFVLK
- a CDS encoding C39 family peptidase; the protein is MMKKISYCALGAFVFLVIVISPCLALTASSANLTVPYIREVPAGTSGGPWKNACEEACFAMLEKYYTGKKVMNLAEGKAFMIMLFNKQNVLYGSNVNSDMAQSKYLINTYTVYNAKIVENPTIAQIKSEIDAGRPVITPHYGFALHNPNIPFLRTGTSYHMTVITGYDDAKQQFITNDPGDTVDGQSYRYGYDLFMGTIHDYSYKTKKANGPARAIFTYPKLVKVAGSSRIYYLHDNIWQYVTDPAAFKNHGWKWEAVNVVDRKWLATFKMGENINK